One genomic window of Equus caballus isolate H_3958 breed thoroughbred unplaced genomic scaffold, TB-T2T haplotype2-0000448, whole genome shotgun sequence includes the following:
- the LOC138922060 gene encoding ral guanine nucleotide dissociation stimulator-like: protein MCSCIPSLRGSGAQRANNDSLLQRCRHWLRPHLQDLRPFGRRNPQSSTQEMVQELAHGSYGSISLDRGQVQQTTDLARGWTEGRRGESLGQRNEACRMRALQAGLLERLPPSIGPALAPRNMANVTTIVFDCAAVLTSHGVLDHLLATMRLASLRVIWPGSHLGGPAYLPQVQLQHLGPRRAELEAPVPELLPALEPEQGPAPGPEAAPAVVPPSAPELEAASPPAASPPAASPPSASPGPERAPSASAPVPASELEQDAPLTFGRSLPPAAEVTAEASAELREERPKLLDFPPKLVAEQLTRMDAELFKKVEPRHCLGFVWCQRPNGSKEYLAPTVRATINQFLHVSGCVITTCLGDLSMTAQDRARVVELWIQVAKECRVLGNYASLRAIVSALQSPSISRLQKTWGRVARKSSRKLKRFIKDQWVSRRQLVKEATSMLTSLETGPTGAQKGLIPFLGTFLNYLLLLDTNMEDYLEGNEINFEKRSEEFKVTEQIFLLQEAVHLYHIEAEERFGAWFEAMEPLSEDESYSLSCHLEPPQERAGKMRRFFLPKKNRASLSSGLVTRPLTQNPATVADPGPSNSSSAACSSAAGTRLGNTRGPRPAPPMLMGRRTF, encoded by the exons atgtgttcgtgtatcccctctttgcgaggctctggcgcacagagagccaacaatgacagtcttctccagcgctgtcgacattggctgagaccgcacctccaagacctcaggccattcggaagaaggaaccctcag agctccacccaggagatggtccaggagctggcgcatgggtcctacggctccatctccctggacagggggcaagtgcagcagaccaccgaccttgcccggggctggactgaggggaga cgcggagagtcactcgggcagcggaatgaggcctgcaggatgcgggccctccaggcaggcctgctggagaggctgccgccgtccataggaccagccttggcgcctcgaaacatggccaacgtcaccaccatcgtgtttgactgcgcggctgtcctcacctcccacggggtcctggaccacctacttgctac gatgcggctggcctctctgcgtgtcatctggcctgggtcgcacctgggaggccctgcctaccttccccaggtccagctgcaacatctggggcccaggagggcagagctggaag cgccagttccagagctcctgccggctctagagccagagcaagggccagctccggggccagaggcagctccagctgtagttccaccttccgcgccggagctggaggcggcctcaccaccagcagcctcacctccagcagcctcacctccatcggcctctccagggccggagcgagcgccatcagcttcagccccagtgccagcttctgagctggagcaagatgcgccattgacttttggacgatctctgcctccagctgccgaagtcaccgcagaagcgagcgccgagctgagagaggagaggcctaagctgctggacttccctccgaagctggtggccgagcagctgacccggatggatgcg gagctgttcaagaaggtggagccccgccactgcctgggttttgtgtggtgccagcggcccaatgggagcaaggagtacctggctcccacggttcgggccactatcaaccagtttcttcacgtgtccggctgcgtcatcacgacgtgccttggggacctcagcatgacggcccaggacagggccagagtcgtcgagctgtggattcaggtggccaag gagtgccgagtccttggaaattatgcgtccctgcgtgccatcgtgtctgctctgcagagcccctccatcagccgtctgcaaaagacatggggacgagttgccag gaagagctctcgaaagttgaagaggttcatcaaagaccagtgggtgagcaggaggcagctggtgaag gaggcgacctctatgttgaccagcctggagacgggccccacaggtgcccagaag gggctcatccccttccttggcacattcctcaattacctactgctgctggacaccaacatggaggattacctggag ggaaatgagatcaattttgagaaaaggagtgag gaattcaaagtcaccgagcagatcttcctgctccaggaggcagtccatctttaccacattgaggctgaggagcgatttggggcctggttcgaggccatggagcccctcagcgaggatgagag ctacagcctgtcctgccacctggagcccccacaggagagggccggcaagatgcgccggtttttcctgcccaagaagaaccgcgcgtctctcagctcagggctcg tcaccagacccctgacgcagaacccagcaacagtggcagatcccggtccttccaacagctcgagtgcagcctgctcttcagcggcggggacgcggctgggaaacacgcggggccccaggccggctcctcccatgctgatggggagaagaacattctaa